The DNA window CCTATGGAATCTCGAAAAGGGTATTCTGTTCTAGCACCATTGAAGGCGCTTCAGGAATCTCCGCTTCTGAATCTCGAGTACGCAGGTGAGTTTCCTTTCATGCTTGAGCAATTTGACCCCACTTCTTCCTTTCATCGCCTATAAAAATGAGATACCAATGCATATTGAGTCGTTTTACGAGGCTGGTTTTTGTTAGTGAAGAATTTTGTAAAATGAGTAGCGTGAACATTGGTTTGGGGAGTATTGTTCTTCGTTTACAATCTTATCTGATTATTGATTTTGTGAACACGGTGTTTGAGATTGTTGAAAGAGACAGCAGTTTTTGAATCATTGTAGGTGTTTCCTCggttattttcacttttctcgATTGTATCGAAGGTATTTTTGAGCGGGTTACGGTTGCATGTGATGATGGTGTAACTTCATATAATGAGTTTTCTTCTCAAACTTCAAATTCTTTCTTAATGAGAACGATAACTAAATTAATTACATGGGATTGAGTCTCGTGAGTTTAACTAATCAAATGGTGATTAAAAGTTAGAAGCGTGAGTTTTACTTATGTATATCTATTAGTCAAGGGGTACTTTTGAAGTTAATGATTGATAGGAAGCAGAAGCTTGATCATGATTCCATTTATGGGTGAAAGCTTTAACTTTCATTGAATGGAACCAAGTAAAATCTATAAACTCTTCACTTCATGTCTAGTTAGTGAGAATTTCCAAGTCCTGATTTAAAGATGTGtgtgttttattatttgttaGGTGGTTAAAAGATTTTTAGTTTATATAATCTATTTCTGTTATAATGTTACATATGCTATTTCTTCTTTCTAGCACCGCAGGTTACTATCTCTTTCTAGTTCACATTAAAATGTATTtgctaaaattattttagtggTCGTATCAGTTCTTTGAAAATCTTGTCttagaatttttttgttttttgttttttctggtAGTTTTGTGTGCATATTTGGCTTGAAAGTTGAAAGAGCACTTGCTGTTGAAAATGGAAAACTGTGTGCTGTGTGTGCACTTTCACTTTCACTTGCTCTGCTCCTTTATTTAATgagtatttatatttttacaggcTTGTCAGTCAAGGCTGCAAGCTAGTAGGATGTGGCTCAGCAGTACCAGCACTTAAGATTTCAAATGATGATCTATCAAAAATAGTTGATACTAATGATGAATGGATATCTGTTCGCACTGGTATTCGTAATCGACGGGTCATCTCAGGTCAGTTCATTCTATTAATAATGTCAACTACCTTAAAATTATATGCTGCTACAGTCTGAGGTGGTAATGCTTGCACTAACCGGGCCTCTTGTTGAATCTGAGTTGTGTCTGGGTTGATCTATGGTCATTTTGAGGTGTCCTTTTTGATTCATGTAAAATTTGGAGGCCTAATTTTTCTTgaaattacatcttaataatgGCTCTAATTTTCTGTTGCAGGCAAAGATAGCTTAACAGGTTTATCTGTAGAGGCGGCGAGGAAGGCACTTGAGATGGCACAGGTTGATCCTGATGATGTAGACCTAGTCTTGATGTGTACGTCCACACCTGAGGATCTCTTTGGCACAGGTCCCCAGGTATATAATACTCAATGTACCTTGTTATTGGATTAAGCAGAGAATAATAGGAATTCATCTGCATGGTGCACCCTTATATGTTTGGCCATTTTTAGTTGTGTATTCTTCTATACTTTTCTTTCCATCTACTGTCACACACACAAACAGTTTTATGCATTTCATGCCATTAGATAACTTACTAGCCAAGAATTGTGAGTTTGGTGCGTTATTTACATTTTGATAACAGTGTCAGTTCTCctgatttatttaaaatttgctTGATAATATACAGCCATCCCAATTCAGCCATACTATTTCATGATCTTATTTATCTATTATATTTGAAACTCTCAGATCCAAAAAGCACTAGGCTGCAAAGGAAACCCGCTGGCTTATGATATTACGGCTGCGTGTAGTGGATTTTTATTGGGTCTAATTTCAGCTGCTTGTCACATCAGGGGTAACAATTCTGTTTAACTGTAAGAAATTCTATTTATACTTACAAAACATTTGAGACTATGAATGCATGTATAAACAGGAGGTGGTTTTAAGAATGTTCTGGTGATTGGTGCTGATGCCCTCTCCCGCTACGTTGATTGGACTGACAGAGGATCATGTATACTCTTTGGGGATGCTGCGGGTGCTGTGTTACTACAGGTCATTATTTCTCTCTCAGGTTGCCAATGTTCATACTTCATACCTATTATGTTCCTTATCATGTTCCTAGCCTAAACACCCAGCAAAATGTTTGATGCCAAGCCAGCCAGACATTTATTGGACACAATTTTTCTTTTGACGGTGAATAGATTTATGCTTGTTGACAAGCATCCATGTTGaaatattttaaagtaaatGATGTGCTTAAGAAAAATGAAATTCCTTCAAATACTTGTATTCTCTCTCCTGCATTTCTTTTTCTCCCTGTCAACAATTGTCAACTTTTCATTATGTTGAACTATCAGTTAAAACTTCAGAAATGCTGTTATGACTTATTACTTCGTTCTCTTGAGAGTTGAGTTGCTGTTTCAGTAATAGCTTAAGATAATGGTAATCTTGTATTGTTTATGAAGTATTGTTCAATGGCTGTAATTACTAAATTTGCCcttttataattgaattatcATACAGGCCTGTGACAGTGAAGAAGATGGTTTATTTGGTTTTGACTTACATAGTGATGGTGATGGTCTAAGGTACTTACCTTTCTTAGTCTCTCCTTTGTGGCAGATTCGGTCATCTTTAGTGATCTTTGCAAGAGCATTGTTACAAGGAACACATTCTTTGATGGTATATACTTT is part of the Cannabis sativa cultivar Pink pepper isolate KNU-18-1 chromosome 5, ASM2916894v1, whole genome shotgun sequence genome and encodes:
- the LOC115717112 gene encoding beta-ketoacyl-[acyl-carrier-protein] synthase III A, chloroplastic, yielding MANTSGLFTAPSVPSLRRMNQPSIGIYRSGFCSSYGISKRVFCSSTIEGASGISASESRVRRLVSQGCKLVGCGSAVPALKISNDDLSKIVDTNDEWISVRTGIRNRRVISGKDSLTGLSVEAARKALEMAQVDPDDVDLVLMCTSTPEDLFGTGPQIQKALGCKGNPLAYDITAACSGFLLGLISAACHIRGGGFKNVLVIGADALSRYVDWTDRGSCILFGDAAGAVLLQACDSEEDGLFGFDLHSDGDGLRHLNASIKGNETDHAIGTNGSVVDFPPRQASYSCIQMNGKEVFRFAVRCVPQSIESALEKAGVTCSSIDWLLLHQANQRIIDAVANRLEVPQERVISNLANYGNTSAASIPLALDEAVRSGKVKAGHTIATAGFGAGLTWGSAILRWG